ATGTTGGTGTACAACAAGGAGGACGCGGCAGCATGAGCGTCCATGGTGTCGTGCATGGAGGCACATCCTTTGTCGCCTACGGGATCTGCTGCATGGTTTGTCCCTCCCCGTCTAATAATAGAATTTTTTTGATTTAGTCTAATAATAGATTTGGTGTTGTGCGGTAGTACAATTTTCCATTCATTGATTCAGAAAAAAAGAACTTTCCATTCATTTAGGCTTACAGCAacaataataaaaaaactaaaatagcAAGATACTTGCAAAGCACATCTACAGATTACAGATCCTGAGTTTGCTGACCACCAAATTTTTGCCATATATGTTCCACTAGATCTTCCCATAGACGTTTATGAGTCTCTCTGTCATGAATCATATCATTGATCTCCAGCATTCTGGTAAATCCATGAATTGGTCCGTGGTCAAGTCCTTGAATTGGTCTCGTAGCTCGACCTTCTTCATATGTAGTGTCTAGATGCAACTGATACGAGTCCCTCTCATCCTCAACTATCATATTATGTAGAATAATACAAGCCATCATAATATCTTCTAGCTCCTGCGTATCCCATAGACGTGCTGGATGACGTATAATGGCCCATCTTTTCTGTAGAATCCCAAAAGCACACTCGACATCTTTTCTTGCGGCCTCTTGATGCTGAGCAAAGAGTCTGTCCTTGTCAGTAAGAGGTAAAGTAATTGTTTTTACAAATGTTGCCCAGTCAGGATAAATTCCATCAGCCAAGTAGTAACCCATATTGTACTCTGAACCATTTATTGTAAATTTAACTTCCGGGGCTCTCCCTTGTAGCACTTGTGTGAACAATGGCGATTGGTTCAACACATTTAGATCATTGTTGGATCCAGGTGTGCCAAAAAAGGCATGCCAAATCCAGCGGTCATAGGAAGCAACAGCTTCGAGCATGATAGTGGGTACCTTGTAGTCACCACGGGTAAACTGCCCCTTCCATGCAACTGGGCAGTTTCCCCATCGCCAATGCATGCAATCTAGACTTCCCAACATCCCTGGAAACCCTCGTGCCTCTCCAACTTGGAGTATCCGTTGGATATCCTCATCATTAGGTCTTCTAAGATATTTCTCCCCATATATTTGTCTAATACCTTGAACAAACTTTATTAGGCACTCTAAAGTTGTGGTTTCAGCAATTCCAAATGATTCATCCATAAGGTCTGCTGGTGATCCATATGCTAACATTCGGAGGGCAGCCATGCATTTCTGCAATGGTGAAAGACCCACCTTACCGAATGCATCTCTCCTTAACTGAAAATACGGGGACCAATTTTCTAATGCTTCAACAATTTGCAAAAATAAGTGCTTTCTCATCCGAAACCTTCTACGAAATTGGGTTTCAGTGTACAAAGGATTCTCACAAAAGTAATCAGCAACTAATTTTGCATGGCCAGCTTCATGATCCCTATTAATGTACCTTCGTGAGTTGCGGCTGCTACCTGCCCGATCTTCAAGTTTAGCTTCAATCCGAGCTTGCATTTTTGCCTCAACACGAACCACCAGTGGGTCATTGATTTCCTCCAGCATGAGATTTTGGAGGTACTCACTACTGATGGACTGATTTTTAGAGCCTTCGGCCATTTGTTGGTATAGGTCTAGCTTAGTGGATGGAGTAGAAGGAAGTGTAGCATATGTGAATGAAGGAGTGGTGTGTTTAtctttcaggttgtatttataGATGGCTTCTCCAGCAGTTGGCTTCTCCAACAGCTACTTTTTCCAACAGCTAGTTTCTCCAACGGCTAGTTCCAACAACTATTTTTTCCAACAGCTAGTTTGTCCAATAGCTAGTTTCTAGAAAAATTAGTTTCTCCAACAGCTAGTTTATGAGTTCCATGTCTCTTAAGGAGAGCACATTGCATAAACAGGTACAACCCAATATTTTGCATGGCCAATTTCATTTAGTACCAAATAATAATATTGCCACATACATTTAGTAGAAAACAAATTCCATACACTAATACATAAATGGTACTGCCACATACAGTAGTACAACACAAATTCCATTGATACACTAATACATAATGGTAGTGGCACATATAGTTACTACAACACAAAATGCATACACTTAATACATAATGGTACTGCCACATATAGTTACTACGACACCTACAGTACACACTAATACATAATGATTTGCTTAGTTGTTGGAAGATGGAAATAGTTCCTTGGCTAGACTTTGTAAGAGTTGTTCATGCAACTTCAGTACTGTTGGACTCATGTTGGAAGTATCCTTATCTAGCTGATCCATGTACTTTTGTATCATTTCATTTCTAGCCTGCTCCTTGGATGCTTCTGCTGTTTTTTCTAGTGCACTTGCTCTCTTCAACATAGCATCGTGAAACAAAACCATGTCTTCATCTGGCTGCGGGCCTAGGGGAGATTGTGGTATGACCTTTCCCTTTCCTTTTCCTCTCATCCTAGCTTTTGCTTTCTTCTGCCCCTCTGGGCGCACTTCTTTGAATGTCTCCGCCTCATCTGTGTCTTGGTTGGAAGATGAAGTGTATGCTCCAAATTCATCTACTTTTGTCCTTTTGTTCTTGTCTGAACAATCTGTACCAGGTATACTTCTATACCATTTGGGTTCTTTCTTCAGAACCTTCCAGACATATTCAAGTGTAAAGGGCTTTTGCTTGTTTTCTCTCTTGAATGTGGCACGTGCTTTGTCCATGAGCATGTCATCAAATTCCCCACTACAATAGGTCATTCAATTATAGACACCATTGAACTTGGTAGCAGCTGCATTAAGTCTTCTCCAATGGCTTTTGAGCTATCCCTTTGACCTTCTTCTTGCACCTTCAGGTTGGCCTAAATTAAACGCTTCTGCTATTTTCTTCCAGTAGACCTCTCCAGTCTGATCTATGCCATGAATTGGATCTACTGAATGCTTAATCCAAAGACTTACAAGGCGTAGGTTCTCAACCTCACTGTAATTAATTCTCACAGCCCTCCTTCCTTCATCCGGGCTGCTGCCGCTTGAATCTTGCTTTTGGTTATCTTGCTCCACCTTTCTTATTTGCGATTGCGGGGTTGCTGAATCTGAGCCATGTGAAGATGCACCAGCAGCAGCACCTACAAACATTCCACCTGTGAAGCCAAAGTGGGGTAGTGGTTGAAAACCTTGATAACTTGGTGAGAACTGGGCATACTGCTGGAGGTTGCTTACACCACCAAAGGGATTCAAGTTGTGCATGACCTGAGTAGGCGAACTATGTTGGGGATAATGGAAATGGTTGAATGGTGGTGGTGGGGTGGGCAACTGAGTCTGGTTGAATGGTGGTTGTGGGATGGGGAACTGATTCTGGTTAAAAGTGTTGGGTGTGAAATTTGGGATGTGCTGGAAGTTTGTGTTATCTGCTCTTGGATTCCTGGGATCAGTGGCGAGCAGCCTACTAAAACTACCCTCTGAGGATTCCATATGAACTAGGAAATATCACTATTGAGTTGTTTTGATTTTGCTTCTCTATTTTTGTGTAGGCCGGTGGGAAGGAGGAGGCAGGAAAAGGTTGCTGGAACAAAGGAGGAGGCCGTTGGGAACAAGGAGGCAGGAAAGGCTTGCAAGGAAGAAAGCAGGCTGCATGTCTCCTTTTGAAGAAGCGGCGTTCTGCTGAAGAAGAAGCATTGTTTTTTTCTTTGAAGGCAacggtcaagtgaccgttgaaatGTGAATGCTCATCACTCCTTGGCAGTTGGAGCCGTTGGTGCTGTGCCATGTGTCAGTgtgatatatttttttattgcAAAGGGAGCGGGTTCGATGTATTAAACCTGGGTCTCCATCGACACCCTCCCACAGTGTATCGTACTGGGTCCTTTGTTTGCATTAAATGCATAGACCCAGCTTCGACACCCACACCGCGGGTGCTCTTAGGTTACCAATCCTATCAACTGGGAGCCTTTCGAACCCTATACCTACCCGGCACATCAACTGTGCAAGTGAGCACACAGCCGTTGGTAGCTCCTCTAGCCCGATATTGACTAAAAGTAGAATATGAACAAATGAGAGATATTTTCAATTAAACATATGTGAACACATACTGAGGTGCGATGCAAAGTGGACAACTATAAACCATATGCAAAGCaatcaggggcggatccaggccCTGGGCTAGGGGGCCTGCAGCCCGGGGCGGAGCCCAAATTTCCTATAAGCAGGTCTTCTGCAGCCCATAGAAATCCCTTACGTTCAGCCCAACATAGCCCCTCCCGCAGCCAGCCCAAGCAGGCCTTTACTAATTAGCCCTCCCCGGATGGTGTTTCTAGATCTGCCCCTGAAAGCAATTGGTATGGCCGTCACCGTTGTACCGTGTGTTTAGTGTTTGATTAGGGGTGGATCCCTGAAAGCAATTGGTATGGCCGCCACCGTTGTACCGTATGGCCGCCCCTGAAAGCCCCTGAAAgcaattttagtgatctccacttcgcaaagcacctacgctaatcacctaatgaaacactaagcactatgcaagtggagatcactaaaatggtgtatcaacacacttggtatgttttctcagccccacacttctcaaatggccagttgggggttgtatttataagccccaccgagaaagtaaccattggggatgaaatcccacaaatctgctactgaccggatgctgaatcatcctgaccggacgcgtccggtcgtcccgaccattgacaCAGCGaagtactgatcggacgctggccagcgtccggtcgcctgccaccgggcgcgtccggtcgcagtttcgccgctctggaacctctctgtactcgatcggacgctgcgttcctgcgtccggtcggttgccgccagcgtccggtcgcctgtctgccgagtcacctaaccagcatccggtcgcttctgccagcgtccggtccagcatccgatcacctctgtgagctcgtttcttcgcgatcttgcgtacggcttggttcctatcttcgtacttggactttgcttgatatcttgggtcttctcggatcatcacgtcgccttcgtccaagtcacatcttacaccctattgaactataaagcaaacacttgcaaattcattagtccaatttggttgtgttggtcatcaaacaccaaaatccaaagtaaatgggccaagggtccattttccttacagctaCAATATGAACAATATAGAGACAACAAAGACAAGCTATAACAACAGCTTGCACCAAAAACCCACACGTTGGCATTGAGAATACAGGGTTCAGATCACACATACATGACGATCACTTTATTTAAGAAATTAGAGTTCAAACGTTCTCATGATTATTTTCAAGGAAAATATATCATCCTTGTTTTTCAAGCAAATACACAACTCATCTCAGAAAAAAT
The sequence above is drawn from the Miscanthus floridulus cultivar M001 chromosome 15, ASM1932011v1, whole genome shotgun sequence genome and encodes:
- the LOC136509370 gene encoding protein ALP1-like, whose product is MAEGSKNQSISSEYLQNLMLEEINDPLVVRVEAKMQARIEAKLEDRAGSSRNSRRYINRDHEAGHAKLVADYFCENPLYTETQFRRRFRMRKHLFLQIVEALENWSPYFQLRRDAFGKVGLSPLQKCMAALRMLAYGSPADLMDESFGIAETTTLECLIKFVQGIRQIYGEKYLRRPNDEDIQRILQVGEARGFPGMLGSLDCMHWRWGNCPVAWKGQFTRGDYKVPTIMLEAVASYDRWIWHAFFGTPGSNNDLNVLNQSPLFTQVLQGRAPEVKFTINGSEYNMGYYLADGIYPDWATFVKTITLPLTDKDRLFAQHQEAARKDVECAFGILQKRWAIIRHPARLWDTQELEDIMMACIILHNMIVEDERDSYQLHLDTTYEEGRATRPIQGLDHGPIHGFTRMLEINDMIHDRETHKRLWEDLVEHIWQKFGGQQTQDL